Proteins from a genomic interval of candidate division WOR-3 bacterium:
- the dnaX gene encoding DNA polymerase III subunit gamma/tau gives MSTRKVLTLKYRPQNLDELWVQEHIKITLKQAILNNQLANAYLFAGPRGVGKTTTARILAKSINCVKGPTIYPCQVCSNCVEITNSQSLDVLEIDGASNRGIDQVRELRENIKFMPASAPYKIYIIDEVHMLTQEAFNALLKTLEEPPQHVKFIFATTAPQRVPSTILSRCQRFDFRKATEKELVERLRWISQKENIQISEDALLAISKRADGAIRDAEGMLDQLRVFCANNIELKDVEELFGVISPEIFFDYTENILNNNPQQMIDFIDRVFSLAYDFVEFFNGLLEHFRVMLHIKLDALSPAISITESQLVKFKKQAEKLSPFTIIQILQYLLSYESAVKYTSEPQILFEVISLSLMELVKNKSQDSPTRSAEAEELGKIWSRVISSISNAQLPLTFHLKDAQVKKLSDREIQILASTEIGKALIEKEQPLIERLLSEALGKKITVHISTQKNSEVQSKMPENINEPVSRESSNTTKRQK, from the coding sequence GTGAGCACCCGTAAAGTATTAACCTTAAAGTATCGCCCCCAGAATCTTGATGAACTGTGGGTTCAGGAACATATTAAGATTACTCTCAAGCAGGCAATTTTGAATAACCAACTGGCTAATGCCTATCTTTTTGCCGGGCCCCGCGGGGTTGGAAAGACGACAACGGCCCGGATTTTAGCCAAAAGCATCAATTGTGTTAAAGGTCCAACCATTTATCCCTGTCAGGTCTGTTCTAATTGCGTCGAGATTACAAATTCGCAGAGTTTGGATGTGTTAGAAATTGACGGAGCCTCAAATCGCGGTATTGATCAGGTTCGGGAACTTCGGGAAAATATTAAATTTATGCCCGCCTCGGCACCTTACAAGATATACATAATTGACGAGGTTCATATGCTGACGCAAGAAGCCTTTAACGCCCTACTCAAGACCCTTGAAGAACCACCGCAACATGTAAAATTTATCTTCGCAACAACCGCGCCCCAGCGGGTTCCATCAACAATTCTTTCCCGATGCCAGAGATTTGATTTCCGTAAGGCAACCGAAAAAGAGCTTGTTGAGCGCTTACGATGGATTAGTCAAAAGGAAAATATCCAGATTTCCGAAGACGCCTTGCTGGCAATTAGCAAACGAGCTGATGGTGCAATTCGCGATGCCGAAGGTATGTTAGATCAACTTCGGGTCTTTTGTGCTAATAATATCGAACTTAAAGATGTCGAAGAACTTTTTGGAGTTATTTCCCCCGAGATATTTTTTGACTACACCGAAAACATTCTGAATAATAATCCGCAACAGATGATTGATTTTATTGATAGAGTGTTTTCACTAGCCTATGATTTTGTCGAGTTTTTTAACGGACTTTTAGAACATTTTCGGGTTATGCTGCACATAAAACTTGATGCCTTAAGCCCGGCAATTAGTATTACCGAGTCCCAGCTGGTAAAGTTTAAAAAACAAGCTGAAAAACTATCACCATTTACGATTATTCAGATTCTCCAGTATTTGTTAAGTTATGAGTCCGCGGTAAAATATACTAGTGAACCCCAGATACTTTTTGAGGTTATTTCTTTAAGTCTTATGGAACTAGTTAAAAATAAATCACAGGACTCGCCTACCCGTTCCGCGGAAGCCGAGGAGCTAGGGAAAATCTGGTCACGGGTTATTAGTTCTATTTCTAATGCCCAGTTACCACTTACTTTTCACTTAAAAGATGCCCAAGTAAAAAAATTGAGCGACAGGGAAATTCAAATTCTTGCTTCAACGGAGATCGGTAAGGCCTTGATTGAAAAAGAACAGCCATTAATTGAGAGATTATTATCCGAGGCTCTGGGCAAAAAAATCACGGTCCATATCAGCACCCAGAAAAATTCTGAGGTTCAAAGTAAAATGCCTGAAAATATTAATGAGCCAGTTTCTAGGGAAAGTTCCAACACGACCAAGCGTCAAAAATGA
- a CDS encoding ABC transporter substrate-binding protein, with protein sequence MTKVLNIIIVVLALLLVGIIIYPQWQETKLQTLNIGCDPTVNTTIFLVAQNKGFFSDNRIKPNFVFYENPDAMIQDFLQDSLKCVILPWPSIIKLARSYDSLYVLASALYRTSLPVDGIFVLPKAKTPIKQLKDLKNKRLGYPPALKDVINVVVYNLGFKPQELKLVELSNQELVSALKTNQVDAILVIEPERTKALNDSLVPLMMPALPKAVIGPFPASGVVIKSGLVAQKKRLAIRIKTVLDAGVTYAGTNVEESRKIFLDYHKLDTTSYRTCYLPDYEKLAELNRGLIVALNAKLAELDSSFQQVNVDKLIPQAGLFR encoded by the coding sequence ATGACTAAGGTCTTAAATATCATAATTGTTGTATTAGCCTTACTGTTAGTGGGCATTATTATTTATCCCCAATGGCAGGAAACCAAACTACAGACCTTAAATATCGGTTGCGACCCAACGGTTAATACCACAATATTTTTAGTTGCCCAAAACAAAGGGTTTTTCAGCGACAATCGAATTAAGCCGAATTTTGTGTTTTATGAGAATCCCGACGCGATGATTCAGGATTTTCTTCAAGACTCGCTAAAATGCGTAATACTTCCTTGGCCCTCGATTATCAAATTAGCCCGCAGTTATGATTCCTTATATGTGTTAGCCTCGGCTTTATATCGGACCTCCCTACCGGTTGATGGCATATTTGTGTTGCCCAAGGCCAAAACTCCAATTAAACAGCTGAAAGATTTAAAGAACAAACGACTTGGTTATCCTCCGGCGTTGAAAGATGTCATAAATGTCGTGGTGTATAATTTGGGATTTAAACCCCAGGAGCTAAAACTTGTGGAGCTCTCTAATCAGGAATTAGTATCAGCTCTAAAAACTAATCAAGTTGATGCGATCTTAGTAATTGAACCAGAACGGACCAAGGCACTAAATGATAGTTTAGTGCCTCTAATGATGCCGGCATTACCTAAAGCAGTCATTGGACCATTTCCGGCCAGCGGCGTTGTGATAAAGAGCGGCTTAGTTGCTCAGAAGAAGCGATTGGCAATCCGAATTAAAACTGTGCTTGATGCCGGTGTGACCTATGCCGGTACCAATGTTGAAGAATCGCGTAAGATTTTTTTAGACTATCATAAATTAGATACAACTAGTTATCGCACTTGTTATCTACCAGACTACGAAAAACTTGCTGAACTGAATCGCGGCTTGATAGTTGCGCTTAATGCTAAACTTGCCGAGCTTGATTCTTCGTTTCAGCAGGTGAATGTGGACAAGCTAATTCCTCAGGCTGGGCTATTTCGCTAA
- a CDS encoding YbaB/EbfC family nucleoid-associated protein: MKFDLLKLTKEFNKIQEEIKKIQENIQAEGSAGGGIVKAVADGTGNIISIEINPEFLQGPELDREMLQDLIVAAVNSAIAQAKDQLQKELQKLIGLPLSGFFPPNWP, translated from the coding sequence ATGAAGTTTGATCTATTAAAACTTACTAAAGAATTTAATAAAATCCAGGAGGAAATTAAAAAGATTCAAGAAAATATTCAAGCCGAAGGCAGCGCCGGTGGTGGGATAGTAAAAGCGGTGGCGGACGGGACCGGGAATATAATTTCTATTGAGATAAATCCCGAGTTTTTACAAGGGCCAGAGCTTGACCGGGAGATGCTTCAGGATTTAATTGTGGCTGCAGTCAATAGTGCTATAGCCCAAGCCAAAGACCAGCTGCAGAAAGAACTTCAGAAACTTATCGGTTTGCCATTATCCGGGTTTTTCCCACCTAATTGGCCGTAA
- the recR gene encoding recombination mediator RecR, with protein MVKFLDNLIKKLQLLPSIGPKTAQRIAFYILTKLTDAQATELAQAIIEAKQKLKLCKECFNYAEEELCPICADQKREQTLLCVVENPSDVLSIERSGKYRGLYHVLGGALSPINNIGPADLRIKELIERIKKSKYQEIIIATNPTREGEATADYLVKLIKPFGIKITRIARGLPIGSDLDLADSSTISEAIEGRKEIE; from the coding sequence ATGGTAAAGTTTTTAGATAATCTTATTAAAAAATTACAGCTATTGCCGAGCATTGGTCCCAAGACGGCACAACGGATTGCCTTTTATATTCTTACCAAATTAACCGATGCGCAAGCGACAGAATTGGCCCAAGCGATAATTGAGGCCAAGCAGAAACTTAAACTATGTAAGGAATGTTTTAATTACGCTGAAGAAGAACTTTGTCCAATTTGTGCTGACCAGAAACGAGAGCAAACATTATTATGCGTGGTCGAAAACCCCTCGGATGTTTTATCAATTGAACGTAGTGGTAAATACCGTGGACTATACCATGTGCTGGGCGGTGCCCTATCACCGATTAATAATATCGGTCCGGCCGACCTTCGAATAAAGGAACTAATTGAACGGATCAAAAAATCTAAGTATCAAGAGATAATTATTGCTACCAATCCGACTAGAGAAGGCGAAGCCACTGCTGATTACTTAGTAAAACTGATTAAGCCTTTTGGGATAAAAATAACCCGCATTGCCCGAGGACTACCTATCGGAAGTGACTTAGATCTAGCCGATAGTTCTACAATTTCTGAAGCGATTGAAGGCCGCAAAGAAATTGAATAA